One window from the genome of Oryza glaberrima chromosome 3, OglaRS2, whole genome shotgun sequence encodes:
- the LOC127767049 gene encoding uncharacterized protein LOC127767049: MALGDDSPASYIHMVQHLIEKCMTFGMSMEECMETLSKRADVQPVVTSTVWKELEKENKEFFDKYKQLRSEKGGVSSS; encoded by the exons ATGGCTCTGGGAGATGACTCCCCTGCCTCTTACATCCACATG GTGCAGCACCTGATAGAGAAATGCATGACGTTCGGGATGAGCATGGAGGAGTGCATGGAGACGCTGTCGAAGCGTGCCGACGTGCAGCCCGTCGTCACCTCCACAG TATGGAAggagctggagaaggagaaCAAGGAGTTCTTTGACAAGTACAAGCAGTTGAGATCAGAAAAGGGAGGCGTGAGCAGCTCCTGA